In Candidatus Defluviilinea proxima, a single genomic region encodes these proteins:
- a CDS encoding uracil-DNA glycosylase, with amino-acid sequence MQSQLKQLNEEIISCRKCPRLVEWREEVARVKRKAYKDEEYWGKPVPGFGDPNARVFVVGLAPGAHGSNRTGRQFTGDASGGFLFPALYRAGFANQALAESRSDGLLLKDMYIAASARCAPPDNKPSPEELNMCQPYLVREIKIIKPKVMVCLGRIAFERVLRIYSVRSSEIKFGHGALHRLENGVWILCSYHPSQQNTLTGKLTVEMFDDVWKKAKSLIK; translated from the coding sequence ATGCAGTCACAACTAAAACAATTAAACGAAGAAATTATCTCCTGTCGAAAATGTCCGCGGTTGGTGGAGTGGCGCGAGGAAGTGGCTCGTGTCAAACGCAAGGCATATAAGGATGAAGAGTATTGGGGTAAGCCTGTGCCGGGATTTGGTGACCCCAATGCGCGTGTGTTTGTCGTAGGCCTCGCGCCTGGTGCGCACGGTTCGAATCGCACAGGACGTCAATTCACGGGCGATGCTTCAGGCGGGTTTTTATTCCCAGCGTTGTACCGGGCTGGGTTTGCGAATCAGGCTCTGGCTGAGTCCCGAAGCGATGGTCTCCTCCTGAAGGATATGTATATCGCCGCGTCCGCTCGTTGTGCCCCGCCAGATAATAAGCCAAGTCCAGAAGAATTGAATATGTGTCAACCATATCTTGTGCGCGAGATCAAGATCATCAAGCCCAAGGTCATGGTGTGTCTGGGTCGGATAGCTTTTGAGAGAGTCCTGCGAATATATTCAGTCCGCAGTTCTGAAATAAAGTTCGGACATGGTGCTTTGCATCGATTGGAAAATGGTGTTTGGATTTTGTGTTCCTATCACCCCAGTCAGCAAAATACGTTGACTGGAAAATTGACTGTGGAAATGTTTGATGATGTTTGGAAGAAAGCGAAATCACTGATCAAATGA
- a CDS encoding phosphatase PAP2 family protein: MEALYQFGISLIQIIQNSLSPALDGVMNGFSFLGRIEFYLVLIPFIYWSIDRRIGIRAFLILAYTDLTAASLKLLFHEPRPYWIGNVKPLSTEPTYGIPSSHASDSLAIGGYLMARIKQNWQRILLGIIVFFVAFSRLYLGVHFPQDILLGWIIGFAVLWAAAKWETIVRNWLDDKSLAVQIGLGFIDSVLIFLTGLFIRFLVSGTADPASWSSFTTYSRSITHFFTLAGAVFGAYAGYALMRRYARFDAKGSWESRGIRYLVGIISLLVVFYGLDKFFALIAPDETALGYTLRYIRYGFATFWMTFLAPWLFLKLKLAKPE; this comes from the coding sequence GTGGAAGCACTATATCAATTTGGCATCAGCCTTATCCAGATCATACAAAATTCACTAAGCCCCGCGCTTGATGGCGTGATGAATGGGTTCTCATTTCTCGGGCGCATCGAGTTCTACCTCGTACTCATCCCCTTTATCTACTGGTCAATAGATCGCCGCATCGGCATCCGTGCCTTTTTGATCCTCGCTTACACAGACCTTACAGCGGCCTCTCTCAAACTTCTTTTCCACGAGCCGCGTCCCTATTGGATCGGTAACGTCAAACCATTAAGCACAGAGCCCACCTATGGCATCCCTTCCTCACACGCCAGCGACTCTCTCGCCATCGGCGGCTATCTCATGGCCCGCATCAAACAAAACTGGCAACGCATCTTGTTGGGCATCATAGTTTTCTTCGTAGCCTTCTCGCGCCTTTACCTTGGCGTTCACTTCCCACAGGATATTCTCCTTGGCTGGATAATCGGCTTTGCGGTTCTCTGGGCCGCCGCAAAATGGGAAACCATCGTCCGCAATTGGCTGGATGACAAATCGCTGGCAGTTCAGATCGGCTTGGGATTCATCGACTCGGTCCTCATCTTCCTCACCGGCCTCTTCATTCGCTTCCTCGTCTCAGGGACGGCTGATCCAGCTTCCTGGAGCAGTTTCACCACGTATTCCCGCTCCATCACACACTTCTTCACTCTCGCAGGCGCCGTGTTCGGAGCTTATGCTGGTTACGCCTTGATGCGCCGTTACGCACGCTTCGATGCAAAAGGCTCATGGGAGTCTCGCGGCATTCGATACTTGGTTGGCATCATCAGCCTGCTAGTCGTATTCTATGGTCTCGATAAATTCTTCGCACTCATCGCTCCTGATGAGACAGCTCTCGGATACACACTGCGATATATCCGCTATGGGTTTGCGACATTCTGGATGACCTTCCTCGCTCCTTGGTTATTTCTGAAACTCAAGCTGGCAAAACCTGAGTAG
- a CDS encoding cysteinyl-tRNA synthetase, with amino-acid sequence MTFGQIAFLGSGETSLAGGRIFETLAKKINEPLRIALMETPAGFELNSSQVVGKIGEFMKTRLQNYKPVVDVIPARKKNSNFSPDDLEILKPLLYANMIFMGPGSPTYAIRQLKDTLAWDIIRARHRLGATLIFASAATISVGAHALPVYEIYKVGQDVHVVDGLSFFSDFGLHLSFIPHWNNAEGGADLDTSRCFVGMDRFNEWCKLLPDENVTVGLDEHTGIIMDFESNMCEVSGVSSMSLVTDCGDPVMHPSGAKFPLSEIGKIQLPEPVDVGIPAHVWDMVLNAPALDDDKPPEEVRVLAEKRLVARAEKNWAESDKLRGEISALGWTVQDSKEGYTLVRG; translated from the coding sequence ATGACATTTGGACAAATTGCATTTCTCGGTTCTGGTGAAACATCCCTCGCGGGCGGACGTATCTTTGAAACGCTCGCAAAGAAAATCAATGAGCCTCTCCGTATTGCATTGATGGAGACGCCTGCTGGTTTTGAGTTGAACTCTTCGCAAGTTGTAGGCAAGATCGGTGAGTTCATGAAGACTCGTCTGCAAAACTATAAACCTGTTGTCGATGTCATTCCCGCGAGAAAGAAAAACTCTAATTTCAGTCCAGATGATCTGGAGATCCTCAAACCTCTTCTGTATGCAAATATGATCTTCATGGGACCGGGGAGCCCGACGTATGCGATCCGTCAATTGAAGGACACGCTGGCATGGGACATCATCCGCGCCCGGCATCGCCTCGGGGCTACACTGATATTTGCTTCTGCCGCGACGATCTCAGTCGGTGCCCATGCTTTGCCGGTCTATGAGATCTATAAGGTGGGGCAGGATGTTCATGTAGTGGATGGGTTGAGTTTCTTCTCTGACTTCGGTTTGCATCTTTCCTTCATCCCACATTGGAACAACGCCGAAGGTGGCGCGGACTTGGATACCAGCCGTTGTTTCGTAGGCATGGATCGTTTCAATGAGTGGTGCAAACTTCTCCCTGATGAAAATGTCACAGTGGGTTTGGACGAACACACTGGCATCATCATGGATTTTGAGAGCAACATGTGCGAGGTCAGTGGCGTGAGTTCGATGTCACTGGTCACTGATTGTGGCGACCCGGTCATGCATCCGTCGGGAGCGAAATTCCCTTTGAGCGAGATCGGAAAGATACAACTTCCTGAGCCGGTTGATGTGGGAATCCCTGCGCATGTTTGGGATATGGTTCTCAACGCACCTGCACTCGACGATGACAAGCCACCTGAGGAAGTCCGTGTGTTGGCTGAGAAGCGTCTCGTTGCGCGGGCAGAAAAGAACTGGGCCGAATCAGATAAGTTGCGCGGTGAGATCTCCGCATTAGGCTGGACCGTGCAGGATTCAAAAGAGGGATATACGCTGGTCAGAGGATGA
- a CDS encoding PD40 domain-containing protein — protein sequence METKVQVDIKSEEETNSGFSWRIRVGNLFGLPLYIHLSFLLWLLGLFWVDASSLVLYISMLIFSIGFHELAHASVCRWLGLGGGTLTIWLFGGYFIPFSELTLFEMSRRERIRYAAMVLAGPLSNLLLSAFFILLAYATSMNHFQVAARFNLTLAVLNLLPVGRLDGGNIVIYLGSTVFQWRRIMMAVGILCFLAAVGFFFSAFYDSWIGNYSNWAGFLIGMGIQTIRTSKKPEDEMKAESIKLVTKERIIAERSNNRNIFNKGVALIISFGFFGMFIYSIWYMGFYYSVYGNVPGHIVYTAINNNRSPELRVMKGMGFPIIKSVKNPAYYPSAFSASKDGKYIAYECVSSRSEEQTSICVVDILGNLVSETYMSDEFRQANIFVSPDGKKILLSTYDSNKSWIADTLSGQLQEIYPKGIVAGWTPDGNSILLIAHMDGKAEILSMSIKTKVIKNLSNNPSNDYAPIYSDDGSFVYFISDKDGKSALYRMDTKDSVVIKITESIYAKRSSVGISPNNSGIVFECGDDGGNICVANTDGSDEKLIAHGQSPLWSPDGKYIVYESVDARPGVFVVLSSGDYPFYLMSLDTWGNTYLWLPQ from the coding sequence ATGGAAACAAAAGTCCAGGTGGATATTAAAAGTGAGGAAGAAACAAATTCAGGGTTTTCGTGGCGGATCAGAGTAGGCAACCTTTTTGGGCTTCCACTTTACATTCATTTATCATTTCTTTTATGGCTTTTAGGGCTGTTTTGGGTTGACGCAAGTAGTTTGGTTCTATATATCTCGATGTTGATATTTAGCATTGGTTTTCATGAACTTGCACATGCTTCGGTATGTCGGTGGTTAGGTCTTGGTGGCGGGACACTTACCATTTGGCTATTTGGTGGGTATTTCATTCCCTTTTCTGAATTGACTTTATTTGAAATGAGTCGAAGAGAACGTATTCGATATGCAGCTATGGTCCTTGCTGGACCGTTAAGTAACCTGCTTTTATCAGCTTTCTTTATTTTGTTGGCTTATGCAACCTCAATGAATCATTTTCAAGTTGCTGCCAGATTCAATTTGACTCTTGCTGTACTTAACCTGCTTCCCGTGGGAAGATTAGATGGTGGGAACATCGTAATTTATTTGGGCTCTACAGTTTTTCAATGGCGAAGGATTATGATGGCAGTTGGTATATTATGTTTTCTGGCTGCAGTTGGTTTTTTCTTTAGTGCCTTTTATGATAGTTGGATTGGTAATTATTCTAATTGGGCAGGTTTCTTAATAGGAATGGGAATTCAAACTATTAGAACGAGTAAAAAACCAGAAGATGAGATGAAAGCTGAGAGCATCAAGCTTGTTACAAAGGAACGTATAATAGCAGAACGATCCAACAATAGGAACATCTTTAATAAGGGAGTAGCTTTAATTATAAGCTTTGGATTCTTCGGGATGTTTATATACTCGATCTGGTATATGGGGTTTTACTATTCAGTCTATGGGAATGTTCCAGGTCATATTGTTTATACAGCTATAAATAACAACCGATCACCTGAGCTTCGTGTGATGAAAGGAATGGGGTTTCCGATTATTAAATCAGTCAAAAATCCCGCTTATTACCCTTCGGCTTTTTCTGCTTCAAAAGATGGAAAATATATTGCTTATGAATGTGTTTCCTCGCGCTCAGAAGAACAGACAAGTATTTGTGTAGTTGATATATTGGGAAATTTAGTTTCGGAAACCTATATGAGTGACGAATTTCGACAGGCCAATATATTTGTGTCTCCAGATGGTAAAAAAATATTGCTCTCCACCTATGACAGTAATAAGTCTTGGATAGCTGACACTTTATCTGGTCAATTACAAGAAATTTACCCAAAGGGAATTGTTGCTGGTTGGACACCAGACGGAAATTCTATATTGCTAATCGCCCATATGGATGGCAAGGCAGAGATATTGTCTATGAGTATAAAGACAAAGGTTATTAAAAACCTTTCTAATAATCCAAGCAATGATTATGCTCCAATTTATTCAGACGATGGTAGCTTTGTGTATTTTATTTCAGATAAGGATGGTAAATCTGCTTTATATCGAATGGATACCAAGGATTCTGTAGTTATCAAAATAACGGAGTCAATTTATGCAAAAAGATCTTCAGTAGGAATCTCCCCAAATAATTCAGGTATTGTATTTGAATGCGGTGATGATGGAGGGAATATCTGTGTTGCCAATACCGATGGAAGCGACGAAAAATTAATAGCACACGGACAGTCACCCTTGTGGTCACCAGACGGAAAATATATTGTTTACGAATCGGTTGATGCGAGACCTGGAGTTTTTGTTGTGTTATCAAGTGGGGATTATCCTTTTTATTTGATGTCTCTTGATACATGGGGCAATACTTATTTATGGTTGCCTCAATAG
- a CDS encoding DUF2905 domain-containing protein: MESIARYLMIGGIILFLVGGGVYLASKFGIPLGRLPGDIRIEGENGSFYFPVTSSILVSVVLTILLNLIARIIRK, translated from the coding sequence ATGGAATCTATCGCTCGCTATCTCATGATCGGGGGCATCATCCTCTTCCTCGTGGGTGGGGGAGTCTATCTTGCATCCAAATTCGGCATTCCCCTCGGCCGTCTGCCCGGTGACATCCGCATTGAAGGCGAGAATGGCTCGTTCTATTTTCCAGTGACAAGTTCGATATTGGTGTCGGTGGTATTGACGATTTTGTTGAATCTTATAGCTCGAATTATTAGAAAATAG
- a CDS encoding redoxin domain-containing protein, whose product MTKLITPGELAPDFELEDVLGNRVRLSALRGRPILLAFLRGFM is encoded by the coding sequence ATGACTAAATTGATCACGCCGGGAGAATTGGCTCCCGATTTTGAGTTGGAAGATGTGCTGGGGAATCGTGTTCGCTTATCAGCCCTGCGCGGAAGGCCGATCTTGCTTGCCTTTCTGCGCGGTTTCATGTGA
- a CDS encoding LysM peptidoglycan-binding domain-containing protein, producing MKRILSFGIIAVILTGVLYACNILGGTETPAPAAVFSGDVTKLDLVVQPQSGTFNAAGQTIAYQFTVTNSGTTALTGPVTVADNKMPTVACMPVNTIGNKDNNLDAAESVTCTSNYTLVQADINSGSVINTSTASAGGVSSDAVNTTVAMALSKVLEVTAIANPTTYNQAGQVITLTYTVKNTGQSVLGPAQFMIIGDRINNLPCGAGDTSLTPNQTFTCTATYTTSDADKAANQVVFNTTINGGGATNTQPLSVTVTNTALGGGGTTTGLTPGTTIQHHVNEGEWMIQIARCYGADFYAVKTANPQVVDANKIWPINILTIPNIGSKGKVYGPPCVTYYTAQNGDTWNSIAQKYNADLAVLMEANKGLNLASGVKLKIPLNSANGNPVPVPTADPTTPIRINIPNGSTTVTPTGTIPASKKVNYILAATQGQSLSLKLTAPAADMQLAVTSVNGGIVLKGQDSNLVWSGNIPATGDYIIAITNVSVSDKAYTLEVGLTTPVPVSFERVADINAGAGDSNPSYLAVHSGVLYFNATGNNSAGAELWKYDATTNSTTMVKDIRPGADGSNPAFLASYKGELYFSANGGDGAGTELWRFNGSDAGRLTDINPTVGDANPAYMTVYNDILYFSANGNDGKGVELWKTDGVTSSRVTDINSGAGDSNPSYLAVYNNALFFSATSNDGTGTELWKFDGTNIGRAADINPGVGNSNPSFLTAVNNTLYFSANGGDGSGMELWKFDGTNATRAADINVGAGDSTPTSLAAFNGVLYFNANGNDGAGLELWKFDGTTASRAADINKTGDSFPSFITVYNSQLHFQANGGDGAGKELWKYKP from the coding sequence ATGAAAAGAATTCTTTCTTTCGGCATAATCGCAGTGATCCTTACAGGCGTTCTCTACGCCTGCAATATTCTCGGCGGAACGGAAACTCCCGCCCCAGCCGCTGTATTCTCAGGCGATGTCACCAAGCTTGATCTCGTGGTCCAGCCACAAAGCGGAACCTTCAATGCCGCGGGGCAAACCATCGCCTATCAATTTACGGTCACCAACTCTGGCACCACAGCCCTCACCGGGCCTGTCACCGTGGCAGATAACAAGATGCCCACCGTCGCCTGTATGCCGGTCAACACCATTGGCAACAAAGATAACAACCTCGACGCGGCAGAAAGCGTTACCTGCACATCCAATTACACCCTCGTGCAGGCAGATATCAACAGCGGTTCTGTGATCAACACATCCACCGCCAGCGCGGGCGGGGTCAGTTCAGATGCGGTTAACACTACGGTCGCAATGGCTCTCTCCAAAGTGCTCGAAGTCACAGCCATCGCCAACCCCACCACCTACAATCAAGCAGGGCAGGTCATCACCCTCACCTACACCGTCAAGAACACCGGCCAATCCGTACTTGGCCCTGCACAATTTATGATCATCGGTGACCGCATCAACAATCTCCCTTGTGGCGCAGGGGATACAAGCCTCACCCCCAACCAAACCTTCACCTGTACAGCTACCTATACCACCAGCGATGCTGACAAAGCCGCAAATCAAGTGGTCTTCAATACCACCATCAACGGCGGTGGAGCCACTAACACCCAACCGCTCAGCGTAACGGTTACCAACACCGCACTAGGAGGGGGCGGCACAACAACAGGCCTGACACCCGGCACCACCATCCAGCACCACGTCAACGAAGGTGAATGGATGATCCAGATCGCACGTTGTTATGGCGCCGATTTCTATGCCGTCAAAACCGCCAACCCGCAGGTGGTGGATGCCAACAAGATCTGGCCGATCAACATATTGACCATCCCCAACATCGGCAGTAAAGGGAAAGTCTATGGCCCGCCATGTGTCACGTATTACACCGCACAGAACGGCGATACATGGAATTCCATTGCACAAAAATATAACGCCGATCTCGCCGTCTTGATGGAAGCCAACAAAGGCTTGAATTTGGCGAGCGGTGTCAAGCTCAAGATCCCTCTCAACTCTGCGAACGGGAACCCAGTCCCGGTTCCGACAGCTGACCCGACCACTCCAATACGCATCAATATCCCCAACGGGTCGACTACGGTTACACCCACTGGCACCATCCCTGCATCCAAAAAAGTGAATTACATTCTCGCCGCCACACAAGGCCAGAGCCTCAGCCTCAAACTGACCGCACCTGCCGCCGATATGCAACTCGCTGTGACCTCCGTCAATGGCGGGATCGTGCTCAAAGGGCAGGATTCCAATCTAGTCTGGAGCGGCAACATTCCAGCCACCGGGGACTACATCATCGCCATCACGAACGTCTCTGTCTCAGATAAAGCCTACACACTCGAAGTCGGTCTTACCACGCCGGTGCCTGTTAGCTTTGAACGAGTGGCCGATATCAACGCTGGTGCAGGGGATTCCAATCCTTCGTATCTGGCCGTACATAGTGGAGTGCTGTACTTCAACGCAACAGGCAACAACAGCGCCGGTGCTGAACTCTGGAAGTATGATGCTACAACCAATTCCACCACCATGGTGAAAGATATTCGCCCCGGTGCCGATGGATCGAACCCCGCTTTCCTTGCTTCGTACAAAGGGGAACTCTACTTCAGCGCGAACGGCGGCGACGGGGCAGGCACAGAACTCTGGCGCTTCAACGGAAGCGATGCTGGCCGCCTGACCGATATCAACCCTACAGTCGGTGACGCCAACCCAGCCTACATGACGGTATACAACGACATCCTGTACTTCAGCGCGAACGGCAACGATGGCAAAGGCGTTGAACTCTGGAAGACAGATGGTGTAACTTCGAGCCGCGTTACTGACATCAATAGCGGCGCAGGCGATTCCAATCCTTCTTATCTTGCCGTCTACAATAATGCATTGTTTTTCAGTGCCACCAGTAACGATGGCACTGGCACAGAACTATGGAAGTTCGATGGCACAAATATTGGCCGTGCGGCCGATATCAACCCCGGCGTAGGCAATTCCAATCCATCCTTCCTGACCGCCGTAAACAATACCTTGTATTTCAGCGCGAATGGCGGCGATGGCTCAGGCATGGAACTCTGGAAGTTTGACGGCACCAACGCCACCCGTGCGGCGGACATCAATGTTGGCGCAGGGGATTCCACTCCCACGTCTCTGGCGGCATTCAATGGTGTACTGTATTTCAACGCCAATGGCAATGATGGTGCTGGTCTCGAACTCTGGAAGTTCGATGGCACCACAGCCAGTCGCGCGGCCGACATCAACAAGACCGGCGACTCGTTCCCGTCCTTCATCACCGTATACAACAGTCAACTCCACTTCCAAGCCAATGGCGGTGATGGCGCAGGCAAGGAACTCTGGAAATACAAACCATAG
- a CDS encoding alpha/beta hydrolase, with translation MKIVKRVLLGLLIATVILTAGFIFWASATAQPTDVASQALQSDAQVVVTQQTGFVTFSPAGVSPTTGFIFYPGGRVDYRAYAPVLHKIAANGYFVAVVEVNLNLAFFEVEAADRVIAKYPEITHWAVGGHSLGGVAASLYAAKHQDVIKGLAFWASYPSDDSLKASAIHVISIYGTNDGLATSEKIEASKALLPPQTQYVPIEGGNHGQFGAYGVQDGDNPASVSAEEQWAQTADAISKFLESLTK, from the coding sequence ATGAAAATTGTTAAACGCGTCCTTCTTGGACTCTTAATTGCTACTGTTATTCTGACAGCGGGATTCATCTTTTGGGCAAGTGCCACGGCCCAGCCCACCGATGTGGCCTCGCAGGCTTTGCAGTCTGATGCGCAGGTAGTTGTCACGCAACAGACTGGGTTTGTCACCTTTTCACCCGCAGGTGTGTCGCCGACAACAGGTTTCATCTTTTACCCCGGCGGCCGCGTGGATTATCGCGCCTATGCTCCTGTGCTTCATAAAATCGCCGCTAACGGATATTTTGTGGCTGTCGTTGAAGTGAATTTGAATCTGGCGTTCTTTGAGGTCGAGGCGGCAGATCGAGTGATCGCAAAATATCCCGAGATCACTCACTGGGCAGTTGGTGGACATTCTCTTGGGGGTGTTGCCGCATCGTTATATGCGGCCAAGCATCAAGATGTGATTAAGGGCCTCGCATTTTGGGCCTCGTATCCTTCTGATGATTCGCTCAAAGCTTCAGCCATTCATGTGATTTCGATCTATGGAACAAATGACGGGCTGGCTACTAGCGAAAAGATCGAAGCATCGAAAGCCTTGCTTCCTCCTCAAACGCAATATGTCCCCATTGAGGGCGGCAACCACGGACAGTTTGGCGCCTATGGAGTGCAAGATGGTGACAACCCTGCCTCTGTCTCTGCTGAAGAACAATGGGCGCAGACCGCAGATGCAATATCTAAGTTTTTGGAGTCTCTTACGAAATGA
- a CDS encoding redoxin domain-containing protein, with translation MARLRDEFDQFTKRDAMILALGPNSPMAFEQYWMNEKIPFIGLPDPDHRVAKMYRQEVKIFKLGRMPLSCIIDAKGYVRFAHYGESMRDIPSNAELFQVIDALNKTSA, from the coding sequence TTGGCGCGCTTACGCGATGAGTTTGATCAATTTACAAAACGGGATGCGATGATTTTGGCATTAGGCCCTAATTCACCGATGGCGTTCGAGCAATATTGGATGAATGAAAAAATTCCTTTCATTGGTTTACCCGATCCCGATCACAGAGTAGCGAAGATGTACCGACAGGAAGTGAAGATATTCAAGTTGGGACGCATGCCTCTGAGTTGCATCATTGACGCAAAGGGATATGTCCGCTTTGCTCATTATGGCGAGTCCATGCGTGATATCCCCTCGAACGCTGAATTGTTTCAAGTAATAGATGCCTTGAATAAAACGTCAGCATGA
- the queA gene encoding tRNA preQ1(34) S-adenosylmethionine ribosyltransferase-isomerase QueA, translated as MKTSDFDYHLPESSIAQTPAEPRDSSRLLVLHRDTNELEHRIFRDVTDYLNPGDLLVLNQTRVIPARIFARKDTGGRVELLLLRRRDTWTWEALVGGKGLRVGKKVRVEEGGPEAEIIQLLDGSERLIRFSDPIESYFSKVGNVPLPPYIHEKLNDPERYQTVYAKEPGSAAAPTAGLHFTPRLLEELQVKGVRIAYVTLHVGLDTFAPVTEDDPEEHKIHTEWCELPQETAELINDTRARGKRIVAVGTTSVRTLESAARYATLGRSSQIVPFTGPTDLFILPGYKFSLVDAIITNFHLPKSTLLMLVSAFAGREKVLETYKTAVEEGYRFYSFGDAMLLI; from the coding sequence ATGAAAACCTCCGACTTCGACTACCATCTCCCCGAATCTTCCATAGCGCAGACTCCTGCTGAGCCGCGCGATTCTTCACGTTTACTTGTATTGCATCGTGACACGAATGAATTGGAGCATCGCATTTTCCGCGATGTGACCGATTATTTAAACCCCGGTGACTTGCTTGTCTTGAATCAAACGCGCGTGATCCCTGCGCGCATCTTTGCCCGCAAAGATACCGGTGGGCGAGTGGAATTGCTCCTCCTGCGCCGCCGCGATACATGGACATGGGAAGCTTTGGTGGGCGGCAAGGGATTGCGCGTAGGCAAGAAGGTGCGAGTGGAGGAAGGTGGGCCTGAAGCAGAGATCATTCAACTCCTTGATGGTTCTGAACGGCTCATTCGATTTTCTGACCCTATCGAATCGTATTTTTCAAAGGTTGGGAATGTCCCATTGCCGCCGTATATCCATGAGAAGTTGAATGACCCCGAGCGCTATCAAACGGTCTATGCCAAAGAACCGGGTTCCGCCGCCGCGCCTACGGCCGGGCTCCATTTCACGCCGCGCTTGTTGGAAGAGTTGCAGGTCAAAGGCGTACGAATCGCATATGTCACATTGCATGTGGGCTTGGATACATTTGCGCCTGTGACTGAGGATGATCCCGAAGAACATAAGATCCACACCGAGTGGTGTGAATTACCACAGGAAACTGCGGAATTAATCAATGACACACGCGCAAGAGGCAAGCGTATCGTTGCAGTGGGGACCACATCGGTGCGGACGTTAGAGTCTGCGGCGCGGTATGCCACATTAGGACGTTCTTCTCAGATCGTGCCGTTCACTGGCCCAACGGATCTATTTATCCTGCCGGGGTATAAATTCTCGCTTGTCGATGCGATAATCACGAACTTTCATTTACCCAAGTCCACGTTGTTGATGTTAGTCAGCGCGTTTGCCGGGCGTGAGAAGGTTTTGGAAACCTATAAGACTGCTGTCGAAGAAGGCTACCGCTTTTATTCCTTTGGGGATGCGATGCTACTTATTTGA
- a CDS encoding dioxygenase translates to MEVSATTPVQAVNTETRMDPNLECSAGKTSANAIIELTEGPYYTANSPERTSLYEEGMPGTKLTVTGYVYDMNCQPIANAWLDFWQADANGTYDNSGYTLRGHQYTNANGRYELVTVVPGIYPGRTEHIHFKVQAPNGKIITSQLFFPGVTQNGSDGIYDASLLISLQETSDGLLGQYNFIVPAQ, encoded by the coding sequence ATGGAAGTCAGTGCAACAACACCAGTTCAAGCCGTCAACACAGAAACACGCATGGACCCGAACCTGGAATGCAGTGCAGGCAAAACATCAGCAAACGCCATCATTGAATTGACAGAAGGCCCCTACTACACAGCCAACTCCCCAGAGCGCACCAGTCTCTACGAAGAAGGCATGCCCGGCACAAAACTGACCGTTACAGGGTACGTCTACGATATGAATTGTCAGCCCATCGCCAACGCCTGGCTGGACTTCTGGCAAGCCGACGCAAACGGCACCTATGACAATAGCGGCTACACTCTGCGCGGGCATCAATACACCAACGCAAACGGGCGCTATGAATTGGTCACAGTAGTCCCCGGTATTTACCCAGGCCGCACAGAACATATCCACTTCAAAGTGCAAGCACCAAACGGCAAGATCATCACATCTCAACTCTTCTTCCCCGGTGTCACACAAAACGGCTCAGACGGTATCTACGATGCAAGTCTGCTCATCTCCCTTCAGGAAACGAGCGACGGCTTGCTCGGGCAATACAATTTCATTGTCCCTGCACAATAG